The proteins below are encoded in one region of Anaerosporomusa subterranea:
- a CDS encoding type II secretion system F family protein translates to MLALIVGLVFCSVFAACMLLYQHLNKPRQEISQRLDLVAAQSEEAVYDSNSPTSGTSRAAWRSLIRHLGRHFESKQWSRLIEHKLIQAGLPLKGSEFLVICLGSGFFAGTLCLLLIGKVIVAILGFAVGFAVPLIVLRAIIGRRVKAFNNQLGDCLVLIANSLRTGYSFMQAIQMVASEMLPPISVEFARTLREMNLGVTTEEALNNLAKRINSDDLDLVLTAVMIQRQIGGNLAEILDNIAGTIRERQKIKGEIRTLTAQGRISGMVVGVLPIGLGLVIQVINPEYVRVLFTTDIGLFMVGGAVVSQIFGIFVIRKIVNIEV, encoded by the coding sequence ATGCTGGCTTTAATTGTTGGGCTAGTCTTTTGCAGCGTATTCGCAGCTTGCATGCTGCTGTATCAGCACCTGAACAAACCCAGACAGGAAATTAGCCAACGACTCGACCTGGTAGCGGCGCAGAGTGAGGAAGCCGTTTATGACAGCAATTCACCAACGTCAGGTACGTCGCGCGCTGCTTGGCGTTCCTTGATTAGGCATTTAGGTCGCCATTTTGAATCGAAACAATGGTCACGACTTATCGAGCATAAACTTATCCAGGCAGGTCTGCCACTAAAAGGGTCTGAGTTTTTAGTCATCTGCCTGGGTAGTGGGTTCTTCGCGGGAACTCTTTGTTTGTTGCTGATCGGCAAGGTAATCGTCGCCATACTGGGATTCGCTGTGGGATTTGCCGTACCTCTGATTGTCTTACGGGCCATTATCGGGCGAAGAGTTAAGGCATTCAACAATCAACTGGGCGACTGCTTGGTTTTAATTGCTAATTCATTACGCACCGGATACAGTTTTATGCAAGCAATTCAGATGGTAGCAAGCGAGATGCTGCCGCCCATCTCGGTCGAGTTTGCCCGTACCTTGCGGGAGATGAACTTAGGCGTTACTACTGAAGAAGCGCTGAATAACTTAGCAAAACGGATTAATAGTGATGATCTGGATCTAGTTCTTACCGCTGTGATGATTCAACGTCAGATCGGTGGCAATTTAGCCGAAATTCTCGACAATATTGCGGGTACGATTCGTGAACGCCAGAAAATCAAAGGAGAGATTAGAACTCTGACTGCACAAGGGCGTATTTCAGGGATGGTTGTCGGTGTTTTGCCAATTGGGCTGGGGCTAGTGATCCAAGTAATTAATCCAGAATATGTCCGTGTGTTGTTCACTACCGATATTGGCCTGTTCATGGTGGGCGGCGCTGTCGTCAGCCAAATTTTTGGCATCTTTGTGATTCGCAAGATAGTTAATATCGAGGTGTGA
- a CDS encoding sensor histidine kinase: protein MAIKTETERSSSGYQPLGGKVTNIDSKILDKIVRHTVAAVDKSRSQIYEIYEASRRELDNVRKDLERVKLASAAIINTVDELERLERRSRIHLMEVSRDPQRYGGETAMHAAYTEASRLQVELAVAREKELNFRQQRDQLEVRLRSLSETVEKAENLVAQVGAVMGYLGNQMNNVICRMESLEERQLFGAKIIKAQEEERRRVARDIHDGPAQYMANVVFRAEVCERLLDQDLERVREELQELRSQVRLCLQETRKIIFDLRPMTIDDLGLAPTLRRMLDTLKERYDIVTELRIIGEEKRFPSVQEVGAFRLIQEALTNAEKHAKAGKIVVKLEFRSDFVSAVVEDDGIGFDIQANRASNSFGLVGMRERAELLGGEALVNSQLGHGTKVFIKVPIRPDR, encoded by the coding sequence ATGGCAATAAAGACTGAGACAGAACGCAGTAGTAGTGGATACCAGCCTCTTGGCGGTAAAGTCACTAATATTGACAGCAAAATACTAGATAAGATTGTACGACACACTGTCGCAGCGGTGGATAAAAGCCGCTCTCAGATTTATGAGATCTATGAAGCCTCCAGACGGGAACTTGATAATGTCCGCAAAGACCTCGAACGAGTCAAGCTGGCGTCAGCCGCCATTATTAACACGGTGGATGAACTGGAGCGACTGGAACGACGGAGTCGAATTCATTTAATGGAAGTTAGTCGTGATCCGCAGCGGTACGGTGGCGAAACGGCTATGCATGCCGCTTATACTGAAGCTAGTCGTCTACAGGTTGAGTTGGCTGTAGCGCGGGAAAAAGAACTCAATTTTAGACAGCAACGCGACCAACTTGAGGTCCGCCTACGCAGCTTGAGTGAGACGGTAGAAAAGGCGGAAAACCTGGTGGCTCAAGTGGGCGCTGTTATGGGATATCTCGGTAATCAAATGAACAACGTCATTTGCCGCATGGAGTCACTGGAAGAACGCCAGCTATTCGGTGCTAAAATCATCAAGGCGCAAGAAGAGGAACGCAGGCGGGTTGCCCGCGATATTCATGACGGGCCAGCTCAGTATATGGCCAATGTTGTTTTTCGAGCGGAGGTTTGCGAGCGGTTGCTAGATCAAGATTTGGAGCGGGTTCGTGAAGAATTACAAGAACTGCGAAGTCAAGTCCGACTATGCTTGCAGGAAACACGGAAGATTATCTTTGATTTGCGCCCCATGACGATTGATGATTTAGGACTGGCACCGACATTGAGGCGCATGCTTGATACTTTGAAAGAACGTTATGACATTGTGACCGAGCTGCGCATTATTGGTGAAGAAAAGCGCTTTCCTTCTGTTCAGGAAGTTGGCGCGTTCCGTTTGATTCAAGAGGCTCTCACTAATGCAGAAAAGCATGCCAAGGCGGGAAAGATTGTTGTAAAACTTGAGTTTCGCAGCGATTTTGTGTCTGCAGTGGTTGAGGATGACGGCATCGGTTTTGATATTCAAGCGAATCGCGCTAGTAATAGTTTCGGTCTGGTTGGTATGCGCGAGCGGGCGGAGCTGTTAGGTGGAGAAGCACTAGTCAATTCTCAGCTCGGTCATGGGACCAAAGTGTTTATCAAAGTCCCGATTCGTCCCGACCGATAG
- a CDS encoding Flp family type IVb pilin, which produces MEKLVRAMLMWDDAKQVLRNQKGQGMVEYGLILALVAVVAVATLTTLGTDLKAMFTTAGEKLKTAAP; this is translated from the coding sequence ATGGAAAAACTGGTTCGCGCAATGCTCATGTGGGATGATGCAAAACAGGTTCTCCGCAATCAAAAAGGCCAAGGCATGGTCGAGTATGGTCTTATCCTCGCACTGGTCGCAGTGGTCGCTGTCGCGACTCTTACTACGTTGGGTACAGATCTAAAAGCGATGTTCACCACAGCTGGCGAAAAGCTCAAAACCGCTGCTCCATAA
- a CDS encoding Flp family type IVb pilin has product MRWFNKLEAVFRDQCGQGLVEYNLVLIIISLIAIAALTIIGNFLPNVLPGALAGALQ; this is encoded by the coding sequence ATGAGATGGTTCAACAAGCTGGAAGCCGTGTTCCGAGACCAGTGTGGACAGGGACTTGTTGAGTATAATCTGGTACTAATTATCATTTCATTGATTGCAATTGCTGCATTAACAATAATTGGGAATTTCCTGCCGAACGTCCTTCCTGGGGCATTAGCAGGAGCGCTCCAATGA
- a CDS encoding TadE/TadG family type IV pilus assembly protein, whose protein sequence is MATIRKYLQNNRGQALVEMALVLPVLLLILAGTIEFGRVLNQYLVVTAAAREGARAAVVGGNDYEVSETAKKAAASIDTSGMDVSVTPADRPRGSAVTVTVTKPIQIMTPLISKFFPEKPSVQGQVIMRME, encoded by the coding sequence ATGGCAACAATCCGCAAATATTTGCAGAATAATAGAGGACAGGCACTAGTCGAAATGGCGCTAGTTTTGCCGGTGCTGCTGTTGATTTTGGCTGGTACCATCGAGTTCGGCCGAGTACTAAATCAATATCTGGTTGTAACTGCAGCTGCCCGTGAAGGTGCCCGTGCGGCAGTTGTAGGTGGTAATGATTATGAAGTTAGTGAAACAGCGAAAAAAGCTGCCGCCTCTATTGATACAAGCGGTATGGATGTCAGTGTTACACCGGCGGATCGCCCACGCGGTTCAGCGGTCACTGTGACTGTAACAAAACCAATTCAGATTATGACGCCACTAATCAGCAAGTTTTTTCCGGAAAAACCGTCTGTTCAGGGACAGGTTATCATGCGGATGGAGTAG
- a CDS encoding TadE/TadG family type IV pilus assembly protein: MKMLSFLREQKGSVAVLTALSMTVLLGLAALVVDVGVLYLHRSQLINTVDAAALAGVQELPGSEEAARASAEAYAQQNGKQGDVVATTLANNKELTVSVSRNVSLFFARIFNRYSQTVSASATAAIRPMSSVGGAVPFGVVRQEFKYGDLYTLKEGAGDGYSGNYGGLGLGGTGANTYRYNIKYGYDGKLHIGQWVSTEPGNMSGPTDTGVSYRINQDPGATFETVTKDSPRIVMIPVLDSLMVEGRSDVQIVGFAAFFLEGTGGSGKDNYVSGKFMQLVASGDITSNPGVDYGLYGVTLIK; encoded by the coding sequence ATGAAAATGCTGTCATTCTTGCGCGAACAAAAAGGAAGTGTTGCGGTTCTGACCGCCCTGTCTATGACTGTCCTGTTAGGTTTGGCCGCTCTTGTTGTTGACGTCGGCGTGTTATATCTACATCGTTCGCAGTTAATCAATACTGTTGACGCCGCAGCTTTAGCCGGAGTGCAAGAGCTTCCTGGAAGTGAGGAAGCTGCGCGCGCCAGCGCGGAAGCCTATGCACAGCAGAATGGTAAGCAAGGCGATGTCGTGGCCACGACATTAGCAAACAATAAAGAGCTTACCGTTTCTGTCAGCCGCAATGTGAGCCTATTCTTTGCCCGCATCTTTAATCGCTATTCGCAGACCGTCAGTGCGAGTGCAACAGCGGCTATTCGCCCGATGAGCTCAGTCGGCGGCGCTGTACCATTTGGCGTAGTGAGACAGGAGTTTAAATATGGCGATCTCTACACGTTAAAAGAAGGTGCTGGCGATGGCTATAGCGGCAACTACGGCGGACTCGGTTTGGGTGGTACTGGCGCTAATACCTATCGCTACAACATCAAATATGGCTATGACGGCAAGCTGCATATTGGACAGTGGGTTTCGACCGAACCCGGCAACATGAGCGGACCAACCGATACTGGGGTCAGCTATCGGATTAATCAGGACCCGGGAGCTACCTTTGAGACAGTGACTAAAGACTCGCCGCGCATTGTTATGATCCCAGTACTTGATTCCCTTATGGTCGAAGGCCGCAGTGATGTGCAGATTGTCGGCTTTGCGGCTTTCTTTCTGGAGGGAACCGGCGGCTCAGGCAAAGACAATTACGTATCCGGCAAATTCATGCAATTAGTCGCGTCAGGCGATATTACATCGAACCCCGGTGTCGATTATGGTCTCTATGGTGTGACTTTGATTAAATAG
- a CDS encoding CpaF family protein, translating into MSLLKRLEAQKQTEQQTQKPAGEKHKQTVVRSDPHQGIKAKIHKRIVDEMGSEESKVLTAKDADRSALEEVVARLANTVMDEEPVPIPRNDRNRIIIEVVDEVLGYGPIESLLKDESVSEVMVNSPDQVYVERKGKLILTDVSFRDDAHVMHVIEKIVAPIGRRIDESSPMVDARLPDGSRVNAIIPPLALKGPCITIRKFAKDPLRVDNLLAFGTLSEEMAELLRACVEGKLNIVVSGGTGSGKTTTLNILSSFIPSDERIVTVEDAAELQLRQDHVVTLETRPANIEGKGAITMRDLVRNSLRMRPDRIVVGEVRSGEALDMLQAMNTGHDGSLTTGHANTPRDMLSRLETMVLMAGMDLPVRAIREQIASAIDVIVQQSRLRDGSRKITHITEVQGMEGEVVTLQDIFVFESTGKDENGKIIGHFKPTGIRPKFLEKVAANGITVPNEVFYPK; encoded by the coding sequence ATGTCTCTGTTAAAACGTTTAGAGGCTCAGAAGCAAACTGAACAGCAGACACAAAAGCCTGCTGGCGAAAAACATAAGCAAACTGTGGTGCGTTCAGATCCGCATCAAGGCATTAAGGCCAAGATTCACAAACGCATCGTTGATGAAATGGGCTCAGAGGAAAGCAAGGTATTAACTGCCAAAGATGCCGACCGGTCTGCGCTCGAGGAAGTGGTTGCTCGGCTGGCAAATACAGTAATGGACGAAGAGCCAGTTCCCATTCCCCGTAATGATCGCAATCGCATCATTATCGAGGTTGTGGATGAGGTGCTAGGCTATGGGCCGATCGAATCGCTGCTCAAGGATGAATCAGTTTCTGAAGTCATGGTCAACAGCCCCGATCAGGTGTATGTAGAACGCAAGGGGAAGCTGATTTTAACCGATGTCAGTTTTCGTGATGACGCCCATGTCATGCATGTTATTGAAAAAATCGTCGCACCCATCGGACGGCGAATTGATGAAAGTTCACCAATGGTTGACGCCCGCTTGCCGGATGGATCGCGTGTTAATGCGATTATTCCACCGCTTGCTTTGAAAGGGCCATGTATCACCATTCGGAAGTTTGCTAAAGACCCGCTGCGAGTTGACAATCTACTCGCATTCGGAACACTGAGCGAAGAAATGGCTGAACTGTTAAGAGCGTGTGTCGAAGGCAAGCTCAATATTGTCGTATCCGGTGGAACCGGTTCAGGCAAGACCACCACTTTGAATATTCTCTCCTCCTTTATCCCATCTGATGAACGGATTGTAACTGTCGAAGATGCAGCCGAACTACAACTGCGTCAAGATCATGTCGTCACACTAGAGACTCGTCCGGCAAATATTGAAGGCAAGGGCGCGATCACGATGCGTGACCTGGTTCGTAACAGCTTGCGCATGCGGCCTGATCGGATCGTTGTCGGTGAGGTCAGGAGTGGCGAGGCGCTTGACATGCTGCAGGCCATGAACACAGGCCATGATGGTTCACTAACCACTGGCCACGCTAATACTCCCCGCGACATGCTAAGCCGCCTTGAAACGATGGTGCTAATGGCGGGCATGGATTTGCCAGTGCGAGCCATTCGTGAACAAATCGCTTCAGCCATTGATGTGATAGTTCAGCAGTCCCGCTTGCGTGACGGCAGCCGCAAAATTACGCATATTACCGAAGTGCAGGGCATGGAAGGTGAAGTTGTGACCTTGCAGGACATCTTC